In Abyssisolibacter fermentans, the following proteins share a genomic window:
- a CDS encoding RnfABCDGE type electron transport complex subunit B, translated as MEASLINSIVYPAVTLGGLGLIFGAGLGIASKKFAVKVDPKVEAVRAALPGANCGACGYPGCDGYANAVAAGKAPVNGCPVGGAAAAEKIAEIMGVNAGAGVKMVARVLCNGTTCNAHEKFDYAGIEDCKAASMVAGGSKSCQYGCLGLGSCLDVCDFGAISIVDGIAHIDKEKCTACGKCIKACPKAVIQLVPYDQKVVVDCNSKEFGKDVKSKCSTGCIGCQMCVKACPFDAMTFENKLAKIDYDKCKNCMVCAEKCPTGAIYALLEDRKKAEVQEDNCVGCTICAKNCPVGAIEGELKKPHKVDEEKCIGCGVCEQKCPKDAIIMK; from the coding sequence ATGGAAGCAAGTTTAATAAATAGTATAGTATATCCAGCTGTAACCTTAGGTGGACTTGGATTAATATTTGGTGCAGGATTAGGTATAGCCTCTAAAAAATTTGCAGTTAAAGTTGATCCAAAGGTTGAGGCAGTAAGAGCAGCATTACCTGGCGCTAACTGTGGTGCATGTGGATATCCTGGGTGTGATGGATATGCAAATGCAGTTGCAGCAGGTAAAGCACCAGTAAATGGTTGTCCAGTAGGTGGAGCTGCTGCTGCTGAAAAAATAGCTGAGATTATGGGAGTAAATGCAGGTGCAGGTGTAAAAATGGTTGCAAGGGTATTATGTAATGGTACAACTTGCAATGCGCATGAAAAATTTGACTATGCAGGTATAGAAGATTGTAAAGCAGCATCTATGGTAGCAGGAGGTTCAAAATCATGTCAGTATGGATGTTTAGGACTAGGAAGCTGCTTAGATGTATGTGATTTTGGTGCTATATCAATAGTTGATGGTATAGCTCATATAGATAAAGAAAAATGTACAGCATGTGGTAAATGTATAAAAGCATGTCCAAAGGCTGTTATACAATTGGTTCCATATGATCAAAAAGTTGTGGTTGATTGTAATAGCAAAGAATTCGGAAAAGACGTTAAGTCAAAATGTTCGACTGGCTGTATCGGATGTCAAATGTGTGTAAAAGCATGTCCGTTTGATGCAATGACATTTGAGAACAAACTTGCAAAGATTGATTACGATAAGTGTAAAAACTGTATGGTATGTGCAGAAAAATGTCCAACAGGTGCTATTTATGCACTTTTAGAAGACAGAAAAAAAGCAGAAGTACAAGAAGATAATTGTGTTGGATGTACAATATGTGCAAAAAATTGTCCTGTAGGTGCAATAGAAGGAGAATTAAAGAAACCACACAAAGTAGATGAAGAAAAATGTATCGGCTGTGGCGTTTGTGAACAAAAATGTCCAAAAGATGCAATTATAATGAAATAG
- the rsxA gene encoding electron transport complex subunit RsxA, with product MEFFTIFISALLVNNFVLSKFLGICPFLGVSKKVETAAGMSMAVTFVMVLSSIITYLLQVAVLDRFGLNYLQTIAFILVIASLVQFVEMFVKKSSPSLYEALGVYLPLITTNCAVLGLAIMNIQEQYSLGGLIVNSIGAALGFSLAIILFAGIRERLALADIPEALEGFPIALITAGLMAIAFLGFTGLV from the coding sequence ATGGAATTTTTCACGATATTTATTAGTGCTCTCCTTGTAAACAACTTTGTACTATCAAAGTTCTTAGGAATTTGTCCATTCCTTGGTGTTTCAAAGAAAGTAGAAACAGCAGCCGGTATGAGTATGGCAGTTACATTTGTTATGGTTTTATCATCAATTATAACATATTTATTACAGGTAGCAGTATTAGATAGATTCGGATTAAATTATTTGCAAACTATTGCATTTATATTAGTAATCGCATCATTAGTGCAGTTTGTTGAAATGTTTGTTAAAAAATCAAGTCCTTCTTTGTATGAAGCATTAGGTGTATATCTTCCTTTGATAACAACTAACTGTGCAGTGTTAGGACTTGCAATTATGAATATACAAGAACAATATTCATTAGGCGGTTTAATAGTAAATTCTATAGGAGCGGCATTAGGATTTTCATTAGCTATAATACTTTTTGCAGGTATAAGAGAAAGATTAGCATTAGCTGATATACCAGAAGCTCTTGAAGGATTCCCAATTGCATTAATCACAGCAGGATTAATGGCTATAGCATTTTTAGGATTTACAGGTTTAGTATAG
- the rsxE gene encoding electron transport complex subunit RsxE: MGVFKNFKNGLIDENPTFVQLLGMCPTLAVTTSAENGLAMGLATTTVLLGSNLVISLFRKVIPDKIRIPAFIVIIATFVTMIEMFMHAYAMELYKSLGLFIPLIVVNCVILGRAESFASKNGPIASLADGLGMGLGFALALTILGSIRELLGAGSVFGYALFGEAFKPAIVMILPPGAFLALGLLIGLLNVIKNKKVNKA, translated from the coding sequence ATGGGAGTTTTTAAAAACTTTAAAAATGGATTAATTGACGAAAACCCAACATTTGTGCAACTTTTGGGTATGTGTCCTACACTAGCAGTAACTACTTCTGCAGAAAATGGTTTAGCAATGGGACTTGCAACTACTACGGTTTTACTAGGTTCAAACTTAGTTATCTCTTTGTTTAGAAAAGTTATACCTGATAAAATTCGTATACCTGCATTTATTGTAATCATTGCTACATTTGTTACTATGATTGAAATGTTCATGCATGCTTATGCTATGGAATTATATAAATCACTTGGTTTGTTTATACCACTTATTGTTGTTAACTGTGTAATACTTGGTAGAGCGGAATCTTTTGCTTCAAAAAATGGTCCTATAGCTTCATTGGCTGATGGTCTTGGAATGGGATTAGGCTTTGCTCTTGCATTAACAATATTAGGTTCAATAAGAGAGTTATTAGGTGCAGGAAGTGTTTTTGGATATGCATTATTTGGTGAGGCATTTAAACCTGCCATAGTAATGATACTTCCTCCAGGAGCGTTCTTAGCATTAGGATTATTGATCGGCTTACTAAATGTAATAAAAAATAAGAAAGTTAACAAGGCGTAG
- a CDS encoding RnfABCDGE type electron transport complex subunit G, producing MGDTIKLGIILLIITSIAAVILGFSNSITADKIVEAEAMVSEEARREVLTADKFEKADVQLDDERIHDVYKGLSDSGEIMGYAITTATSGYGGNVEIITGISVEGKITGIKVVKHQETPGLGANAQNQEFRDRFKDKSTEKELVIVKSAPKNPDEVQAITGATITSNAVKSGVNLAIELFNTKLAK from the coding sequence ATGGGTGATACAATTAAATTAGGTATTATATTATTGATTATTACTTCTATTGCTGCAGTAATTTTAGGTTTCTCAAATTCTATAACAGCAGACAAAATTGTAGAAGCTGAAGCTATGGTTAGTGAAGAAGCAAGAAGAGAAGTTTTAACTGCTGATAAATTTGAAAAAGCAGACGTACAGTTAGATGATGAAAGAATACATGATGTATATAAAGGATTATCTGATTCTGGAGAAATAATGGGTTATGCAATAACTACAGCTACTTCAGGTTATGGTGGAAATGTAGAAATCATTACAGGTATTTCTGTTGAAGGAAAAATTACAGGAATTAAAGTCGTTAAACATCAAGAGACTCCAGGGTTAGGAGCAAATGCACAAAATCAGGAGTTTAGAGATAGATTTAAAGACAAAAGTACAGAAAAGGAACTTGTAATAGTAAAATCAGCGCCTAAAAACCCTGACGAAGTACAGGCAATAACAGGAGCTACAATTACTTCTAATGCTGTAAAAAGTGGAGTAAATTTAGCAATTGAATTATTCAATACAAAACTTGCTAAATAA
- a CDS encoding RnfABCDGE type electron transport complex subunit D: MEKLLIGSSSPHLRSNETIQSIMLDVLIALLPATIAGVYFFRFNAVKLIVLAIASAVATEYIIQKLTKKPVTIRDLSAVVTGLLLAFNIPASAPWWIPVIGSAFAIAIVKQAFGGLGHNFMNPALGARAMLLASWPVIMTNWVTPGPDAVSTATPLAIMKGAEATNEALPSLTNMFIGNIGGCIGETSAALLILGGLYLLYKKVINWRIPVVYIGTVAVLTFILDGGFTGMSYHLFAGGLMIGAFYMATDYASSPVTPKGQLIFAFGCGLLTSIIRLYGGYPEGVSYSILLMNVATPIIDKFTSPKVFGEVKRNG; this comes from the coding sequence ATGGAAAAACTTCTTATAGGTTCATCTTCTCCTCATTTGAGGTCTAATGAAACTATACAAAGTATAATGCTTGATGTTTTAATAGCTTTACTTCCTGCTACTATCGCAGGTGTATACTTTTTCAGATTTAACGCTGTTAAATTAATAGTATTAGCTATCGCATCAGCAGTTGCAACAGAATATATTATTCAAAAATTAACAAAAAAACCTGTTACAATTAGAGACTTGAGTGCTGTCGTTACAGGACTACTATTAGCATTTAATATACCAGCATCAGCTCCTTGGTGGATACCAGTAATAGGTTCAGCTTTTGCCATTGCTATTGTTAAACAAGCATTTGGAGGATTAGGTCATAACTTTATGAATCCAGCATTAGGAGCAAGAGCTATGTTACTAGCTTCATGGCCAGTAATTATGACAAACTGGGTAACTCCAGGACCAGATGCAGTAAGTACTGCAACACCACTTGCTATAATGAAAGGAGCAGAAGCTACAAATGAAGCATTGCCATCACTTACAAATATGTTTATAGGTAATATCGGTGGATGTATAGGTGAAACTTCTGCAGCTTTATTAATATTAGGTGGATTATATTTACTATATAAAAAGGTAATAAATTGGAGAATTCCAGTAGTTTATATTGGAACTGTAGCAGTATTAACATTCATTCTAGATGGTGGTTTTACAGGAATGTCATATCACCTTTTTGCAGGTGGATTGATGATAGGTGCATTCTATATGGCAACTGATTATGCTTCATCTCCTGTGACTCCTAAAGGTCAGCTAATTTTCGCCTTTGGTTGTGGTCTTTTAACATCAATAATCAGATTATATGGAGGATATCCTGAAGGAGTATCTTATTCTATATTGCTAATGAATGTTGCTACACCGATTATAGACAAATTTACAAGTCCAAAAGTATTTGGTGAGGTGAAGCGAAATGGGTGA
- the rsxC gene encoding electron transport complex subunit RsxC translates to MSQKSVTFKGGIHPPHFKKMTENVPIERAEEPSLVIIPMQQHIGAPCEPIVKPGDKVKVGQKIGEAKAFVSAPIHSSIAGTVKKVAESNTPTGKAVCVFIESDGTNEVCESVQPKGDLENISKEEIISIIKEAGITGMGGAGFPTHVKLSPPPDKTIDYVVLNGAECEPYLTADHRLMLEHPEKVVFGLKVLMKAVGVTKGFIGIENNKPDAIETMNKAVSSESNIEVVVLQTKYPQGDEKRLINAATGRKVPNGGLPMDVGVVVNNVGTAAAICDVFKTGMPLIERIATITGSAIAKPRNLIIKVGTPFKDIINQCGGYKEEVGKIIMGGPMMGLAQFTDEIPTIKGTSGILVLDKEDATLPEPQACIRCGKCVNICPVNLQPLIISKLSLKGMYDEAEKFNATSCIECGSCSYICPSKRPLLQAIRVAKKEIIAKRRARG, encoded by the coding sequence ATGAGTCAAAAAAGTGTTACTTTCAAAGGCGGTATACATCCACCACATTTCAAAAAAATGACTGAGAATGTTCCCATTGAAAGAGCAGAAGAGCCAAGTCTAGTTATTATTCCGATGCAACAACATATTGGTGCTCCTTGCGAGCCAATTGTTAAACCGGGAGACAAAGTAAAAGTTGGACAAAAAATTGGTGAAGCGAAAGCGTTTGTATCTGCACCTATACATTCTAGTATTGCTGGAACTGTTAAAAAGGTAGCAGAATCTAATACTCCTACAGGTAAAGCAGTTTGTGTGTTTATAGAATCTGATGGAACAAATGAAGTTTGTGAAAGTGTTCAACCTAAAGGGGATTTAGAAAATATTTCTAAAGAAGAAATAATCAGTATTATTAAAGAAGCAGGTATTACAGGTATGGGAGGAGCTGGATTCCCAACACATGTTAAGCTTTCTCCACCACCAGACAAAACAATAGATTATGTTGTTTTAAATGGTGCTGAGTGTGAACCATACCTAACAGCAGATCATAGGTTAATGCTTGAACATCCAGAAAAAGTAGTATTTGGATTAAAAGTATTAATGAAAGCAGTTGGAGTTACAAAAGGTTTTATAGGTATAGAAAACAATAAACCAGATGCAATTGAAACTATGAATAAAGCTGTTAGCTCAGAATCAAATATCGAAGTAGTTGTTTTGCAAACAAAGTATCCTCAAGGAGATGAGAAACGTTTGATAAATGCAGCTACAGGTAGAAAAGTACCAAATGGTGGTCTTCCAATGGATGTAGGAGTAGTTGTAAACAATGTTGGAACTGCTGCAGCTATCTGTGATGTATTTAAAACAGGTATGCCATTAATTGAAAGAATAGCAACAATTACAGGTAGTGCTATAGCAAAGCCTAGAAACTTAATTATTAAGGTTGGTACTCCATTTAAGGATATTATAAATCAATGTGGAGGATATAAAGAAGAGGTTGGTAAAATAATAATGGGTGGTCCAATGATGGGGCTAGCTCAATTTACAGATGAAATTCCTACTATTAAAGGAACTTCAGGTATCTTGGTTTTAGATAAAGAAGATGCAACATTACCTGAACCTCAAGCTTGTATAAGATGCGGTAAATGTGTAAATATATGCCCAGTTAATTTACAACCGCTTATTATAAGTAAACTTTCATTAAAAGGAATGTATGACGAAGCAGAAAAATTCAATGCTACTTCTTGTATAGAATGTGGTTCATGTTCGTATATCTGTCCATCTAAGAGACCGTTATTACAAGCAATAAGAGTAGCAAAAAAAGAAATAATAGCCAAAAGAAGAGCTAGAGGTTAG
- a CDS encoding ATP-binding protein, with the protein MKELSLHILDIAENSVRANAKLIYIYIKEDTKKDLLEITIEDDGKGMDEEVVKIVEDPFYTTRKTRKVGLGIALLKAAAQRCDGCFEIKSVLNEGTKISCSFKHSHIDRAPIGNISDTILALINKSDHIDIMYRHEIDENIFTFDTRKIKEMLDGVSLNNYEVIMWIKDYIEENVNSIQNTLNT; encoded by the coding sequence ATGAAAGAATTATCATTACACATACTTGATATAGCTGAAAATTCTGTTAGAGCAAATGCCAAATTAATTTATATATATATAAAAGAAGATACTAAAAAAGACTTGTTAGAAATAACGATTGAAGATGATGGAAAAGGTATGGATGAAGAAGTTGTGAAGATTGTTGAAGACCCGTTTTATACTACAAGAAAAACTAGAAAGGTTGGTTTAGGAATAGCTTTATTGAAGGCAGCTGCCCAGAGATGTGATGGATGCTTTGAAATCAAGTCAGTATTGAATGAAGGTACTAAAATCAGTTGTTCGTTTAAACATAGTCATATTGATAGAGCGCCTATAGGTAATATCTCTGATACAATACTTGCTTTAATAAACAAAAGCGATCATATTGATATAATGTATAGGCATGAAATTGATGAAAATATATTCACATTCGATACTAGAAAAATTAAAGAAATGTTAGATGGTGTAAGTTTAAATAATTATGAAGTAATAATGTGGATTAAAGATTACATAGAAGAGAATGTAAATTCTATCCAAAATACGTTAAATACTTAA
- a CDS encoding PHP domain-containing protein translates to MKLYYDLHIHSILSPCGSEEMTPNNIINMAMLKQLDIIAVTDHNTMLNVPAVIKVAQKKGIIVLPGIEVTTKEDIHALCYFKDINDGLKFQDIIYDSLPNIKNNEEIFGYQYIMDEKDQIIGKLDKLLLSSTKFTINEINNLAKEYSGAMVPAHVNKTTNSILSNLGFIPKELKLCIVEKNSDQNEYLCKMIGESDYNIITNSDAHYLRDISEPDNQILVNKKDINSIFNYMTKGG, encoded by the coding sequence ATGAAACTATATTATGATTTGCATATACATTCGATATTATCTCCATGTGGCAGTGAAGAAATGACACCAAATAATATAATCAATATGGCAATGCTAAAACAATTAGACATAATTGCAGTAACAGATCATAATACAATGTTAAATGTTCCAGCTGTTATAAAGGTTGCACAAAAAAAAGGTATAATAGTTCTTCCGGGTATTGAGGTTACAACTAAAGAAGATATTCATGCATTATGTTATTTTAAGGATATTAATGATGGGCTGAAATTTCAAGATATAATCTATGATAGTTTACCCAATATCAAAAATAATGAAGAGATATTTGGTTATCAGTATATCATGGATGAGAAGGATCAAATTATCGGCAAACTAGACAAACTATTGTTAAGTTCTACTAAATTTACTATAAATGAAATAAATAATTTAGCAAAAGAGTATAGTGGAGCAATGGTTCCAGCTCATGTTAATAAAACTACAAACAGTATTTTATCTAATTTAGGCTTTATTCCCAAAGAATTAAAATTATGCATAGTAGAAAAAAATAGTGATCAAAATGAATATTTATGCAAAATGATAGGTGAAAGTGACTATAATATTATAACTAATTCAGATGCTCATTATCTGAGAGACATTAGTGAACCTGACAATCAAATTCTTGTTAATAAAAAGGATATAAATAGTATATTTAATTACATGACAAAGGGTGGCTAA
- a CDS encoding DRTGG domain-containing protein codes for MNLSDIMNQLDLEEVVKTTQEKEVNNVYIGDLLSIVMSKSQENDIWITIQTHVNVIAVAALVGISAVIVVEGMKVEQDTIEKAKEMNIPIYTTSLSAYEIACKLNELGI; via the coding sequence ATGAACCTTTCTGATATAATGAATCAATTAGACCTAGAAGAAGTCGTTAAAACTACACAAGAGAAAGAAGTCAACAATGTGTATATAGGAGATTTATTGAGTATAGTAATGTCGAAATCACAAGAGAATGATATTTGGATTACAATTCAAACTCATGTCAATGTAATTGCAGTTGCAGCACTTGTAGGAATTAGTGCTGTTATTGTCGTTGAAGGTATGAAAGTTGAACAAGATACTATAGAAAAAGCTAAAGAAATGAATATTCCTATTTATACAACCAGTTTAAGTGCATATGAAATAGCTTGTAAATTAAATGAATTAGGGATATAA
- a CDS encoding [Fe-Fe] hydrogenase large subunit C-terminal domain-containing protein: MNKYFHSVILDSEKCTGCTNCMQKCPTEALRVKDKKAIILNERCIDCGNCIIACPYHAQKAVAENLDALKNYKYKIAIPATTLYGQFMSEVNVDTILQSVKDLGFDYVYDEVIGSDLARILIKNYIKIHGNNTKPLISSHCPSITRLIQSKFPTLMNNIVKIESPMEIAARLVKLKIKEKYGYELSEIGVFYITPCPAKITSIKNPIGIKKSYVDGAISINEIYGDIYKNIKKNRGKETENFMSGSTQGIEWALAGGQSKSLNLTNYIVVDGVENACKIFEKIELGKLNHIDYVEALACTGGCVGGALNVENPFVAENNFRNLLKENKDGITINEKYAIDLCKAGFVCWTEELIPKEIDELSSDIRIAFKKMEKINKLVKELPGLDCGSCGSPTCQAFAEDVVNGLSSIEFCVFSKNNDTQGYDNK, translated from the coding sequence ATGAATAAATATTTTCATTCTGTTATTTTAGATAGTGAAAAATGTACAGGTTGTACAAATTGTATGCAGAAATGTCCCACAGAAGCATTAAGAGTCAAAGATAAAAAAGCAATAATATTAAATGAGCGTTGTATTGATTGTGGTAATTGTATAATTGCTTGTCCTTACCATGCTCAAAAAGCGGTGGCTGAAAATTTAGATGCGTTGAAAAACTATAAATACAAAATAGCAATACCTGCTACGACATTATATGGGCAATTTATGTCAGAAGTAAATGTTGATACAATTTTGCAAAGCGTAAAGGATTTGGGTTTTGATTATGTTTATGATGAAGTAATAGGTTCAGATTTAGCAAGAATATTAATTAAGAACTATATTAAAATACATGGCAATAATACTAAACCTTTAATATCTTCACATTGTCCATCAATTACAAGATTAATACAAAGTAAATTCCCAACTCTTATGAATAATATAGTAAAGATAGAATCACCTATGGAAATTGCAGCTAGATTAGTAAAACTAAAAATCAAAGAGAAATATGGATACGAATTGAGTGAAATTGGAGTATTTTACATTACTCCATGTCCAGCAAAAATTACAAGTATAAAAAACCCGATAGGTATTAAAAAATCATATGTTGATGGAGCAATTTCTATTAATGAAATTTATGGTGATATATATAAAAATATCAAAAAAAATAGAGGGAAAGAAACAGAAAATTTTATGAGTGGATCAACACAAGGTATAGAATGGGCATTAGCTGGAGGTCAAAGTAAATCATTAAATTTGACAAATTATATTGTTGTTGACGGTGTTGAAAACGCTTGTAAGATATTTGAGAAAATAGAATTAGGAAAGTTAAACCATATAGATTATGTAGAAGCATTAGCATGTACAGGTGGTTGTGTAGGTGGAGCTTTAAATGTAGAAAACCCGTTTGTAGCAGAAAATAATTTTAGGAATCTATTAAAAGAAAACAAAGATGGTATTACTATAAATGAAAAATATGCAATAGATCTATGTAAAGCTGGATTTGTTTGTTGGACAGAAGAATTGATACCAAAAGAAATAGACGAGTTATCGTCAGATATAAGAATTGCTTTTAAAAAAATGGAAAAAATAAATAAACTGGTTAAAGAGTTGCCTGGGTTAGATTGTGGTTCATGTGGTTCACCAACATGTCAAGCGTTTGCAGAAGATGTGGTAAATGGTTTATCAAGTATTGAATTTTGTGTATTTAGCAAAAACAATGATACTCAAGGATATGATAATAAATAA
- a CDS encoding ATP-binding protein has translation MSLVNSEAGLIKLEYDIVQNDFSRAGEASSNLKKVLKQLGVPHQIIRRVAIAAYEAEINIVIHSNGGKITAKISPEYIVLIAKDNGPGIKDIKLAMTEGYSTASNKVREMGFGAGMGLPNIKRCADVFDIQSKKDSTQVTIKISFNLE, from the coding sequence ATGAGTTTAGTGAATAGCGAAGCAGGCTTAATAAAACTAGAATATGATATAGTACAAAATGATTTTAGTAGGGCAGGAGAAGCTTCTAGTAATTTAAAAAAAGTTTTAAAACAGCTGGGAGTACCTCATCAAATTATAAGGAGAGTAGCAATAGCTGCATATGAAGCTGAAATAAATATAGTAATACATTCTAATGGTGGAAAAATCACAGCAAAAATTAGTCCAGAGTATATAGTATTAATTGCCAAAGATAATGGTCCAGGAATTAAAGATATAAAACTTGCTATGACAGAAGGATATTCAACAGCTTCTAACAAAGTTAGAGAAATGGGTTTTGGTGCAGGTATGGGTTTACCAAATATCAAAAGATGTGCAGATGTATTTGATATACAATCAAAAAAAGATAGTACACAGGTAACTATAAAAATTAGCTTTAACCTTGAATAA
- a CDS encoding DRTGG domain-containing protein: MRIRDIKEILDADVLTGEDLLDKEVFNAFGADLMSDVLAYVNSNTLLLTGLTNPQVIRTAEMSDVFAIIFVRGKSPSEEILELAKKNGLIVLKTNHILYTACGKLYERGLQGLRI, translated from the coding sequence ATGAGGATTAGAGACATTAAGGAAATTCTTGATGCTGACGTCTTAACTGGCGAAGATCTGTTAGATAAAGAAGTATTTAATGCTTTTGGAGCTGATTTAATGAGTGATGTTCTTGCTTATGTTAATAGTAATACTTTACTTTTAACAGGTTTAACAAATCCCCAAGTAATAAGAACTGCTGAAATGAGTGATGTATTTGCGATAATATTTGTTAGAGGTAAAAGCCCAAGTGAAGAAATACTAGAGCTTGCAAAGAAAAATGGATTAATAGTATTAAAAACAAATCATATATTATATACGGCATGTGGTAAATTATACGAAAGAGGTTTACAAGGGCTTAGAATATAG
- a CDS encoding SPOR domain-containing protein produces the protein MLQKRRNNNPKDKLTIFITFFVIAPLVSISLAYLVVNHVIVPYFIEQEAEIKEEIPPYNAIADVHENINNNKDVEISELEYKINDIGFCSVQVGSFNDVNNAKTLIQDMKNNNMAGFIVKIKDSYKVYSGVFTNEEHARKHKEELKKNYNDAFISSNLMSGGVVKYTQEEEKYVEAFAKVIDCFTLSYESESISWLEALKTHNKSTIIKSLQENNKKIRENIKMMDNEKSDNIQLKGVKENIAQNLQKREELVAVFEATDIVEAYNQYSKCMVDYLNMIKLN, from the coding sequence ATGCTTCAAAAAAGACGTAATAACAATCCAAAGGACAAGCTAACTATATTTATTACATTTTTTGTAATTGCACCATTAGTTTCAATTAGTCTTGCATATTTAGTTGTAAATCATGTTATTGTACCATACTTTATTGAGCAGGAAGCAGAAATCAAAGAGGAAATACCACCATACAATGCGATAGCAGATGTTCATGAAAATATAAATAATAATAAAGATGTTGAAATTTCAGAGTTAGAATATAAAATAAACGATATTGGTTTTTGTAGTGTTCAGGTAGGTAGTTTTAATGATGTTAATAATGCTAAAACATTAATACAGGATATGAAAAACAACAATATGGCAGGATTTATTGTAAAGATTAAAGATAGTTACAAAGTATATTCTGGTGTTTTTACAAATGAAGAACATGCTAGAAAACACAAAGAAGAACTTAAAAAAAATTACAATGATGCATTTATATCTTCAAATTTAATGAGTGGTGGTGTAGTGAAATATACACAAGAAGAAGAAAAATATGTAGAGGCATTTGCAAAGGTAATAGATTGTTTTACACTTTCATATGAGTCAGAAAGTATAAGCTGGTTAGAAGCACTTAAAACTCATAATAAAAGTACAATAATCAAGAGTTTACAAGAAAACAATAAAAAAATTAGAGAAAATATTAAAATGATGGATAATGAAAAATCTGATAATATACAGCTCAAAGGTGTAAAGGAAAATATAGCGCAAAACTTACAAAAAAGAGAAGAGCTAGTTGCTGTATTTGAAGCAACAGATATTGTTGAAGCGTATAATCAATATAGTAAATGTATGGTAGATTATTTAAATATGATAAAATTAAACTAA